In Thauera sp. JM12B12, one DNA window encodes the following:
- a CDS encoding glycosyltransferase produces the protein MKRDSGAAHAVQDESAQLPAIAVYSALFPNARQPNAGLFIRERMFRMRRYAPLIVVSPQPWFPFQSLIRHFKPGYRPMPAAQEAQQGVTVFFPRFLAIPGLLRRFDGLSMAVCTWPLMRRLKREQGLGIIDAHFAYPCGEAATRLGRWLGLPVTITMRGTESRHLQDPVLRPKVLAAVRGASRVFSVSDSLRQLVLSAGIPQDHVHVVGNGVDLAKFRRIPQAEARAALGLKAEGPVLISVGGLVERKGFHRVIELLPELVKRFPSLHYLAVGGPSPEGDMTTELREQVARLGLESHVTFTGPLPPDRLHVPLSAADIFVLSTRNEGWANVFLEAMACGLPVVTTDVGGNAEVVCTPELGRIVPFGDAAALRDALAEAVEHPWDRDRIVAYACDNTWDKRIALLLGHFRQLLATHPKATEHTA, from the coding sequence ATGAAGCGTGATTCAGGCGCCGCGCACGCTGTGCAGGACGAATCGGCCCAACTCCCTGCCATCGCGGTTTATTCCGCCCTGTTCCCCAACGCACGCCAGCCAAACGCGGGGCTTTTCATTCGCGAACGCATGTTCCGCATGCGCCGCTATGCCCCGCTGATCGTCGTCTCGCCCCAGCCCTGGTTCCCGTTTCAGTCGCTCATCCGGCACTTCAAGCCCGGCTATCGGCCCATGCCGGCTGCACAGGAAGCACAGCAGGGTGTCACCGTGTTCTTCCCGCGCTTTCTCGCCATCCCGGGTTTGTTGCGCCGATTCGACGGGCTTTCAATGGCCGTCTGCACGTGGCCGCTGATGCGGCGGCTCAAACGCGAACAGGGCCTAGGCATCATCGACGCCCACTTTGCCTACCCGTGCGGCGAGGCAGCGACGCGGCTTGGCCGCTGGCTCGGGCTGCCCGTTACGATCACCATGCGTGGCACCGAGTCGCGACACCTGCAGGATCCCGTGTTGCGGCCCAAGGTGCTTGCGGCGGTACGCGGTGCGAGCCGGGTGTTCAGCGTTTCAGATTCGCTGCGCCAGCTTGTGCTGTCGGCGGGCATCCCCCAAGACCACGTGCACGTCGTAGGCAACGGTGTCGATCTTGCCAAGTTCCGCCGCATACCACAGGCCGAGGCACGCGCCGCGCTTGGGCTGAAGGCCGAAGGCCCGGTACTGATCTCGGTTGGTGGCCTGGTCGAACGCAAGGGATTCCACCGCGTCATCGAGCTCCTCCCCGAACTGGTCAAGCGTTTCCCGAGCCTGCATTACCTGGCGGTGGGCGGGCCCAGCCCCGAAGGCGACATGACCACCGAGCTGCGCGAGCAGGTCGCCCGTCTCGGGCTCGAGTCACACGTCACCTTCACCGGTCCACTGCCCCCCGACCGTCTGCATGTGCCGCTCAGCGCAGCCGACATATTCGTGCTGTCCACGCGCAACGAAGGCTGGGCCAATGTCTTCCTCGAAGCCATGGCCTGCGGATTGCCCGTCGTCACCACCGACGTGGGTGGCAATGCGGAGGTCGTCTGCACACCGGAACTTGGTCGCATCGTGCCGTTCGGCGACGCGGCCGCCTTGCGCGACGCACTCGCCGAAGCGGTCGAGCATCCATGGGATCGCGACCGCATCGTGGCATACGCATGCGACAACACCTGGGACAAACGCATTGCGCTGCTGCTCGGACATTTCCGTCAATTGCTCGCCACTCACCCGAAGGCAACTGAACACACCGCATGA
- a CDS encoding phenylacetate--CoA ligase family protein, protein MSTLYTRIASGLLFPLHEKLKGHTSVELRHSLEESQWWPASRIEQHRIQRLRAFLGQIGRTVPYYRDLFAREGFDPAGLDSLAALQRLPFLTKRVIRANVEQLKAEGQGQLSRYNTGGSSGEPLIFYIGKSRKSHDVAAKWRATRWWGVDIGDPELVVWGSPVELGAQDRIRQLRDALMRSHLLPAFEMSPANLDRFVDTIRRVRPAMLFGYPSSLSLIAEHARKKGIAMDTLGIKVAFVTSEKLYDEQRRIISETYGCPVANGYGARDAGFIAHECPSGSLHISAEDIIVETVRADGTPTAQGEAGEIVVTHMATAEFPFVRYRTGDVGVLSDAPCACGRGLPVLAEVQGRTTDFVVAQDGTIMHGLALIYTVRDVPGVERFKIVQHSLDVTEVLLVTNPQFDPASEDRIVRDYRARLGKAVVVRITHVADIPPEKSGKYRYVVSAVAVDRNKEFPAHA, encoded by the coding sequence ATGAGCACGCTCTACACCCGCATCGCCTCAGGTCTGCTGTTTCCCCTCCACGAGAAGCTCAAGGGCCACACTTCCGTCGAGCTTCGGCACAGCCTCGAAGAGAGCCAGTGGTGGCCAGCCAGCCGCATCGAGCAGCACCGTATCCAGCGATTGCGCGCCTTCCTTGGCCAGATCGGGCGGACGGTGCCGTATTACCGCGACCTCTTCGCGCGCGAAGGCTTCGACCCTGCAGGCCTCGACTCGCTCGCGGCGCTCCAGCGTTTGCCCTTCCTCACCAAGCGCGTTATCCGCGCCAATGTCGAGCAGCTCAAGGCCGAAGGCCAGGGGCAGCTCAGCCGCTACAACACAGGCGGCTCATCCGGCGAGCCGCTGATCTTCTACATCGGCAAATCCCGCAAGAGCCACGACGTTGCCGCAAAGTGGCGCGCCACACGCTGGTGGGGCGTCGACATCGGCGACCCCGAACTGGTGGTCTGGGGCAGCCCGGTCGAACTCGGCGCCCAGGACCGCATCCGTCAGCTACGCGATGCGCTGATGCGCAGCCATCTTCTGCCTGCCTTCGAGATGTCGCCCGCCAACCTCGACCGCTTCGTCGACACCATCCGCCGCGTGCGGCCGGCGATGCTTTTCGGCTACCCGTCCAGCCTGTCGCTGATCGCCGAACATGCCCGCAAGAAGGGCATCGCGATGGACACGCTCGGCATCAAGGTCGCCTTCGTCACCTCCGAAAAGCTCTACGACGAGCAGCGCCGCATCATCAGCGAAACCTACGGCTGCCCGGTGGCCAACGGCTACGGCGCGCGCGACGCCGGCTTCATCGCCCACGAATGCCCCTCTGGCAGCCTGCACATCAGCGCCGAAGACATCATCGTCGAGACCGTACGCGCCGATGGCACCCCCACCGCGCAGGGCGAGGCGGGCGAGATCGTCGTCACCCACATGGCGACTGCGGAATTCCCCTTCGTGCGCTACCGAACCGGCGACGTCGGTGTGCTCAGCGATGCACCTTGCGCCTGCGGGCGTGGCCTGCCAGTGCTGGCCGAAGTGCAAGGGCGAACCACCGACTTCGTCGTGGCACAGGACGGCACCATCATGCACGGCCTTGCCCTCATCTATACGGTGCGTGACGTGCCAGGCGTGGAGCGCTTCAAGATCGTGCAGCATTCGCTTGACGTTACCGAGGTGCTGCTGGTGACGAACCCGCAGTTCGATCCCGCTTCAGAAGACCGTATCGTCCGGGACTACCGGGCACGGCTGGGGAAGGCCGTTGTGGTGCGCATCACCCACGTCGCTGATATTCCGCCGGAGAAGTCCGGTAAATATCGTTACGTAGTCAGCGCGGTCGCTGTCGATCGCAACAAGGAGTTTCCAGCACATGCGTGA
- a CDS encoding putative O-glycosylation ligase, exosortase A system-associated — MRDLLVTGIVLGALPFIFRNAWIGVLLWTWLSLMNPHKLAWGFATNAPFAALAAGVTLIGLVTTKGPVSLPKSSVIYFLIAFILWMGLTTAFSIYPELSLEQYIKVLKIQLMTLVALALLHEKKHIQLFVWVNVLSIGFFGVKGGIYTIQTAGGGRVWGPGGFIGGNNEIGLAMLITIPLMYYLYLTSDAKWIKRGLMAAMLLTAVAVLGTQSRGAFLAIAAMGFVLWLRSPHKANSAFFIVVIAAVLLAFMPDSWFERMGTIRTYQEDGSAMGRITAWKMTFNLANDLFFGGGFYIYTPFVYALYQPDFVKSVVAHSIYFSVLGEHGWVGLGLFLTIWFLVWRDAASLRKRVKGVDDLLWVHHLAGMCQVALVGYLVGGAFLSLAYYDYPYNLLVIIAVTQRWLLAHTQVQT, encoded by the coding sequence ATGCGTGACCTGCTCGTCACTGGCATCGTGCTCGGCGCGCTGCCTTTCATCTTTAGAAACGCATGGATTGGGGTCCTTTTGTGGACCTGGTTGAGCCTGATGAATCCCCACAAACTTGCCTGGGGCTTTGCCACGAATGCGCCGTTTGCAGCACTCGCGGCAGGTGTGACGCTAATTGGTCTCGTCACCACCAAAGGTCCAGTTAGCCTGCCGAAGTCAAGTGTGATTTATTTTTTGATCGCATTTATTTTATGGATGGGGCTGACGACAGCCTTTTCCATATACCCCGAGTTATCGCTCGAACAATATATAAAAGTGCTAAAGATTCAATTGATGACGCTTGTTGCATTGGCGCTTTTACACGAGAAAAAACATATCCAATTGTTTGTATGGGTCAACGTGCTTTCGATCGGTTTTTTCGGTGTAAAAGGCGGTATCTATACGATACAAACGGCAGGTGGAGGCAGGGTTTGGGGGCCTGGCGGGTTCATCGGAGGGAACAATGAGATTGGCCTCGCCATGCTCATTACCATCCCGTTGATGTACTACCTCTATCTCACCTCAGATGCAAAATGGATCAAGCGCGGCCTGATGGCGGCTATGCTGCTAACTGCCGTGGCGGTACTTGGAACGCAGTCTCGGGGGGCATTTCTGGCGATTGCCGCCATGGGTTTCGTTCTTTGGCTGCGATCGCCCCATAAAGCAAACTCAGCTTTCTTTATTGTTGTGATTGCGGCTGTTCTCCTGGCATTCATGCCGGATTCTTGGTTTGAAAGGATGGGGACAATAAGAACGTATCAGGAAGACGGCTCCGCGATGGGGCGTATCACCGCCTGGAAGATGACTTTCAATCTTGCAAATGACCTATTTTTTGGGGGTGGCTTTTATATATACACCCCATTTGTTTACGCTTTGTACCAGCCAGATTTTGTCAAATCGGTCGTTGCCCATAGTATCTACTTTTCCGTTCTTGGTGAGCATGGTTGGGTCGGTCTAGGATTGTTTCTGACTATCTGGTTCCTTGTCTGGCGAGATGCGGCATCACTGAGGAAAAGGGTAAAGGGTGTCGATGATCTGCTCTGGGTCCATCACCTCGCAGGAATGTGCCAAGTCGCTCTTGTCGGGTATCTGGTTGGCGGCGCTTTTCTTAGTTTGGCCTACTATGATTACCCATATAACCTCCTCGTAATCATCGCGGTGACCCAGCGCTGGTTGCTGGCTCACACACAGGTGCAGACGTAG
- a CDS encoding polysaccharide lyase, protein MSVLRLRVLVLVFACLGVVQAFAQVPLTDRPDGMTCHYYSAGAKLSWKQNGGDWVDREGILYGVKPFDVRSVKRLDAPQIIRWDARTLVEKWLSGEGVPGVFFLRPVESPLSGVVDFVSRESSNSSMHPTLAIEWVDGKSTRLSVQADTNFACPTYRSTGSAEVLNVGGKRSGILVFPFKPEHGKKVRSAVLELTAVKQYGNGAQIGLFNADLPWTREAEVSRGIASGFTLDRGISQHAEVLYATSFESESWLSSWTDLRPTSTFDLVEDDVESGFEPLDGKALRVKILEGHNTGISVHYRFASASGGEPDEAYFRYYLRLGNDWNPVADGGKLPGFAGTYGRAGWGMRSSDGYNGWSARGAFFRQVPGESAASGFRGIGSYVYQVKDSGGSGEQIGWDQGVSGLIRKNQWYSVEQYVRMNTPGKSDGVLRAWIDGRLALERLDMRYREIDDLHIESVWMDIYHGGTARAPHTMTLYIDNLVISRGYVGPVAAWSKR, encoded by the coding sequence ATGTCGGTATTGAGATTGCGTGTCCTTGTTCTGGTTTTTGCATGTCTTGGTGTCGTCCAAGCATTCGCCCAAGTGCCTTTGACTGATCGCCCGGACGGAATGACGTGTCATTACTATTCGGCAGGCGCAAAGCTCTCCTGGAAACAGAATGGCGGCGATTGGGTTGATCGTGAAGGGATCTTGTATGGGGTAAAGCCGTTCGATGTCAGAAGCGTCAAACGGCTCGACGCTCCCCAGATCATTCGTTGGGACGCGAGGACGCTCGTTGAAAAGTGGCTCAGTGGAGAAGGTGTCCCAGGCGTTTTTTTCCTACGTCCAGTCGAGAGCCCGCTTTCGGGTGTAGTCGATTTCGTCAGTCGAGAGAGTTCGAATTCTTCGATGCATCCGACGCTCGCCATTGAGTGGGTCGATGGGAAAAGCACCAGACTCTCCGTTCAAGCAGATACCAATTTTGCATGTCCAACTTACCGAAGTACAGGAAGCGCTGAAGTATTGAACGTCGGTGGAAAACGCAGTGGCATTTTAGTTTTCCCGTTTAAGCCAGAGCATGGCAAGAAAGTGCGGTCCGCGGTCCTTGAGCTAACTGCGGTTAAACAGTACGGAAACGGTGCGCAGATTGGCCTGTTTAACGCAGACTTGCCGTGGACGCGAGAGGCAGAAGTATCTCGTGGCATAGCCTCGGGCTTCACACTTGACCGTGGTATCTCACAACATGCTGAGGTTCTCTATGCGACAAGTTTTGAAAGCGAGTCGTGGCTATCCTCGTGGACGGATTTGAGGCCAACAAGTACCTTCGACCTTGTGGAGGACGACGTCGAGAGCGGCTTTGAACCATTGGATGGCAAAGCGCTTCGCGTCAAGATTCTAGAAGGGCATAACACCGGGATCAGTGTCCACTACCGGTTTGCAAGTGCGTCTGGCGGTGAGCCTGATGAGGCGTATTTTCGTTACTACCTGCGGTTGGGTAATGACTGGAACCCGGTTGCAGACGGCGGAAAGCTGCCAGGTTTTGCCGGGACGTATGGGCGTGCAGGTTGGGGAATGAGGTCGTCCGACGGTTACAACGGATGGTCTGCAAGAGGCGCTTTCTTCAGGCAAGTCCCAGGCGAATCTGCAGCGAGTGGTTTTCGAGGCATTGGGTCGTATGTGTACCAGGTCAAGGACTCGGGTGGTTCGGGTGAGCAAATCGGCTGGGACCAAGGCGTTTCGGGTTTGATTCGAAAGAATCAGTGGTACAGCGTTGAGCAATATGTGCGCATGAATACGCCGGGAAAAAGTGATGGTGTCTTGCGTGCCTGGATAGATGGACGGTTGGCGTTGGAAAGATTGGACATGCGCTACCGTGAAATAGATGATCTGCATATCGAATCGGTATGGATGGATATTTATCACGGAGGGACGGCCCGCGCACCCCACACGATGACCCTGTATATCGATAACCTGGTTATTAGTAGAGGGTATGTCGGGCCGGTCGCTGCTTGGTCCAAGCGTTAA